A genomic window from Sulfurospirillum diekertiae includes:
- a CDS encoding ArsR/SmtB family transcription factor has protein sequence MQTQYAKDLPLEWKPMSAIFMALGDAHRQRILLLFEDGERLNAGQIAEVSPLARTTVSHHLKILHQAEVLLSEKIGKEVWFWVNKPLLEATFSNVLNYLHGN, from the coding sequence ATGCAAACACAATACGCCAAAGATTTACCACTTGAATGGAAACCGATGTCTGCCATTTTTATGGCTTTAGGCGACGCGCACCGTCAAAGAATTCTTTTACTCTTTGAAGATGGTGAGCGTCTCAATGCAGGGCAAATCGCCGAAGTCTCACCTTTGGCGCGCACCACGGTTTCGCATCACCTTAAAATCCTCCATCAAGCCGAAGTGCTTTTAAGTGAGAAGATCGGCAAAGAGGTCTGGTTTTGGGTCAATAAACCGCTTTTAGAAGCGACCTTTAGCAATGTCTTAAATTATCTACACGGAAACTAA
- a CDS encoding amidohydrolase family protein, producing the protein MKTIDTHVHLLSSEVSFNRIYDKVAVRFFAKRFGIDANALAQEPYKAYTDALMNSVKHSEHIEKIVLFGVDVKVDDEGNVLHKDKTVCASNEDVAALYAQFPELIIPFFSINPKRPNALELIEKYHALGFKGAKFLQNYWGVDTREARYRPYFEKLAALDLPLIIHVGSESSVHSVKTCESIEMLRQPLEVGVKVICAHMALSYEPRHIFKALSSNPKRFNEDYFTLLEMLKTHDNLYADVSALLTPVRAKVLRHLSTQSDIHPKLLFGSDYPVPFTTVWNSYDIALLKRICIAQERNVFDRYVKAMLVYFPANHPIYNNYRKVLCLEENTLHVKSQTDIF; encoded by the coding sequence ATGAAAACAATCGACACCCATGTTCATTTGTTAAGCAGTGAAGTCTCCTTCAACCGAATTTACGACAAAGTTGCCGTGCGTTTTTTTGCCAAACGCTTTGGCATCGACGCTAATGCCCTTGCACAAGAGCCGTACAAAGCTTATACCGATGCGCTAATGAACTCGGTGAAACACTCAGAGCACATCGAAAAAATCGTGCTTTTTGGTGTGGATGTAAAGGTCGATGATGAGGGCAATGTTCTCCACAAAGATAAAACCGTTTGCGCGAGCAATGAAGATGTGGCGGCATTGTACGCACAGTTTCCAGAGCTCATTATCCCTTTTTTCTCCATCAATCCCAAACGACCCAACGCGTTAGAACTCATCGAAAAGTACCACGCTTTAGGCTTTAAAGGGGCAAAATTTTTGCAAAATTATTGGGGTGTTGATACGCGAGAAGCACGGTATCGACCTTATTTTGAGAAGCTTGCAGCGCTTGATCTACCGTTGATTATTCATGTAGGAAGCGAGAGCAGTGTGCATTCGGTTAAAACGTGCGAAAGCATCGAGATGTTACGCCAACCTTTGGAAGTCGGCGTGAAAGTCATTTGCGCGCATATGGCACTTTCTTACGAGCCTCGTCACATTTTCAAAGCACTCTCGTCCAATCCAAAACGCTTTAACGAAGACTATTTCACCTTGCTTGAGATGCTCAAAACACACGATAACCTCTATGCTGATGTGTCAGCGCTTCTGACACCTGTGCGTGCCAAAGTGTTGCGCCATCTCTCCACGCAAAGCGACATTCACCCCAAACTGCTCTTTGGAAGCGACTACCCTGTGCCCTTTACGACGGTGTGGAACAGTTACGATATAGCGCTTTTAAAACGAATCTGCATCGCTCAAGAGAGAAATGTCTTTGATCGCTACGTCAAAGCAATGTTGGTCTATTTTCCTGCGAATCATCCTATTTATAACAATTATCGAAAGGTTTTGTGTTTGGAAGAAAACACTTTACATGTAAAGAGTCAAACCGATATTTTCTAA
- the citG gene encoding triphosphoribosyl-dephospho-CoA synthase CitG, whose product MIDQPTSLDAILRAKEERAWKQKELLSRHPLASLISLTINIPSLIKLSHEAVVVHEIAHQALLEMIENEGIELLACESKQPSTGAESFFTCKADAKTLKALTCKLENSHPLGRLMDIDVLDLTGNILSRSTLGLSKRRCFICEEEAKLCARAQKHTYMELNAHIKHLVEKHAFAHSIALWCERAMQTEVELTPKPGLVDQANSGAHHDMDIHTFYASIRAIKPFVTQWIETAQIDAHEDAKQSFVRLREIGIACEKAMFEATSNVNTHKGMIFCLAVFCGAMGRLKGCDQRFTCKNLQAQMQALCANLVEDDLLHVKPNSAGARFFYETGSSGIRGIAQSGFAIIFETSLPFFQACKEEEGEAVALKRTLLFLMSLLEDSTLWSRGGMAGLEYAKTKAKALLHVKPNAQNLDIHLKALDEDMISKNLSPGGSADLLAMTWLMAHIVKDF is encoded by the coding sequence ATGATAGACCAACCGACATCGTTAGACGCTATTTTACGCGCCAAAGAGGAGCGTGCTTGGAAGCAAAAAGAGCTTTTGAGCCGCCACCCTTTGGCATCGCTTATCTCCCTTACGATTAACATTCCTAGCCTTATTAAACTCTCACATGAAGCGGTGGTTGTGCATGAAATTGCGCATCAAGCACTGCTTGAAATGATTGAAAACGAAGGCATCGAACTACTGGCGTGCGAGAGTAAACAACCCTCTACGGGAGCGGAATCTTTTTTTACATGTAAAGCAGATGCAAAGACACTCAAAGCCTTGACATGTAAACTGGAAAACAGCCATCCTCTGGGACGTTTGATGGATATTGATGTGCTGGATTTAACAGGTAACATTCTCTCACGAAGCACGCTTGGACTTTCTAAACGACGCTGTTTTATCTGTGAAGAAGAGGCAAAACTGTGTGCGCGCGCTCAAAAACACACATACATGGAATTGAACGCACATATCAAACATTTAGTTGAAAAACATGCGTTTGCTCACTCGATTGCTTTGTGGTGCGAACGCGCCATGCAAACTGAAGTGGAGCTCACTCCAAAGCCGGGTTTGGTCGACCAAGCCAACAGTGGCGCACATCACGATATGGACATTCACACCTTTTACGCCAGCATTCGTGCCATCAAACCGTTTGTGACACAGTGGATTGAAACTGCGCAAATTGACGCTCATGAAGATGCCAAACAGAGCTTTGTAAGGCTTCGAGAGATTGGCATTGCCTGTGAAAAAGCGATGTTTGAAGCAACGTCAAATGTCAATACCCACAAAGGCATGATCTTCTGTTTAGCCGTTTTTTGCGGAGCTATGGGGCGACTCAAAGGATGCGATCAACGCTTTACATGTAAAAACTTACAAGCCCAAATGCAAGCCTTATGCGCGAATTTGGTTGAAGACGATCTTTTACATGTAAAGCCTAACAGCGCAGGGGCACGCTTCTTTTATGAAACGGGAAGCAGTGGTATTCGCGGCATCGCGCAGAGTGGTTTTGCCATCATCTTTGAAACCTCTCTACCCTTTTTTCAAGCGTGTAAAGAAGAAGAGGGTGAAGCGGTTGCGCTGAAAAGAACCCTGTTGTTCCTGATGTCACTTTTAGAGGACAGCACGCTCTGGTCACGAGGTGGCATGGCAGGGCTTGAGTACGCGAAAACAAAAGCGAAAGCGCTTTTACATGTAAAGCCTAATGCCCAAAATTTGGACATTCACTTGAAGGCTTTGGATGAAGATATGATCTCAAAAAACCTCTCTCCAGGAGGCAGTGCCGATCTTTTGGCGATGACATGGTTAATGGCGCACATCGTAAAAGATTTCTAA
- the citF gene encoding citrate lyase subunit alpha, with product MKDFEKQFKVDKLTTVGAPLFTCKDHTKGEDRRAKLCLSIEEAIHRSGLKDGMTISFHHAFRGGDLLLNNVMNVIAKMGFKNLTLASSSLASVHDPVIEHIKNGVVTEIYTSGLRSKLGEAISKGLMEKPVQIHSHGGRVHLLQTGELKIDVAFLGVPVCDVFGNANGYSGRSKCGSLGYAMIDAQYANYVIALSESLEEYPNVPASLSQDQVDAVVVVDEVGDPSKIGAGETRMTTNPKELLLAGHTAKVIEHSGLFTEGFSIQTGTGGASLATTVFLSEKMEEQGIHASFGLGGITGTMVYMLKRGLIKTLLDVQSFDEFAAKSLGENKNHIEISANEYANPSSKGAATKQLDIVVLSALEVDVDFNVNVITGSKGLLRGASGGHSDTAADAKLSIIVAPLTRGRIPTVTKRVNTIVTPGSSVDVLVTDQGIAVNPKNVELKARLKKAGLHIVEIEELYERAIALCGVPAEIQYTDKVVAVIRYRDGSIIDVVRQLA from the coding sequence ATGAAAGATTTTGAAAAACAATTTAAAGTAGACAAACTCACAACGGTGGGTGCACCCCTTTTTACATGTAAAGATCATACGAAAGGTGAAGACAGGCGTGCTAAGCTCTGTTTGAGTATTGAAGAGGCGATTCATCGCTCAGGGTTAAAAGATGGTATGACTATCTCTTTTCACCATGCGTTTCGTGGCGGCGATCTTTTGCTTAACAACGTGATGAATGTCATCGCTAAAATGGGCTTTAAAAACCTGACCTTAGCTTCAAGTTCACTCGCTTCCGTGCATGATCCTGTGATTGAGCACATTAAAAATGGTGTGGTGACAGAGATTTATACTTCAGGACTTAGAAGCAAACTCGGTGAAGCTATTTCCAAAGGGTTGATGGAAAAACCGGTGCAAATTCACTCTCACGGTGGACGTGTGCATCTGCTTCAAACGGGTGAACTTAAAATTGATGTAGCGTTTTTAGGTGTTCCCGTATGCGATGTTTTTGGTAATGCCAATGGTTACTCAGGTCGTTCCAAATGTGGCTCACTGGGTTATGCCATGATTGATGCACAGTATGCAAACTATGTAATCGCTCTGAGCGAATCGTTAGAAGAGTATCCCAATGTACCCGCGAGTCTTTCTCAAGATCAAGTGGATGCGGTGGTCGTGGTTGATGAGGTGGGTGATCCTTCCAAAATTGGTGCAGGTGAAACACGTATGACGACCAATCCTAAAGAGCTTTTACTCGCAGGGCATACGGCAAAAGTGATTGAACATTCGGGGCTTTTTACAGAGGGATTTAGCATTCAAACCGGAACGGGTGGCGCCTCTTTGGCAACAACGGTCTTTTTGAGTGAAAAGATGGAAGAACAAGGCATTCATGCCAGTTTTGGACTCGGTGGCATCACGGGTACAATGGTTTACATGCTCAAACGCGGTCTTATTAAAACGCTTTTGGACGTCCAAAGTTTTGATGAATTTGCCGCAAAATCATTGGGTGAAAATAAAAACCATATTGAAATCAGCGCGAATGAATACGCTAATCCAAGCTCTAAAGGTGCCGCAACCAAACAGCTTGACATCGTTGTCCTCAGTGCGCTTGAGGTCGATGTTGACTTTAACGTCAATGTCATCACGGGCTCAAAAGGCTTGTTACGTGGCGCTTCGGGTGGACACAGTGACACAGCGGCCGATGCGAAACTTTCCATTATCGTAGCGCCCCTGACGCGTGGACGTATTCCAACCGTGACGAAACGAGTCAATACCATCGTAACCCCTGGTAGCAGCGTTGATGTGCTCGTCACCGATCAAGGTATTGCGGTCAATCCGAAAAATGTGGAACTCAAAGCACGCCTTAAAAAAGCAGGGCTTCATATCGTCGAGATCGAAGAGCTGTATGAGCGAGCCATTGCACTATGTGGTGTCCCTGCTGAGATTCAATACACCGACAAAGTCGTTGCGGTCATTCGATACCGTGATGGTTCCATCATCGACGTCGTGCGCCAATTGGCATAA
- a CDS encoding aldolase/citrate lyase family protein, giving the protein MKQKLRRSMLFVPGSNTGMVCNAFIYKPDTVMFDLEDSVALSEKDSARMMVYHALQHFTYKDIETAVRVNPLNSPFGLLDLEAAIRGGVDIIRLPKTDTVDDVLEMEQEISHIENRIGKGKKTMLLAAIESALGVVNAVDIARCSKRLMGIALGAEDFVRDLHTQRTKEGHELMAARNQILLAARAAKIGAFDSVFSDVKDKEGFMHEVDYIKGLGFDGKSLINPNQIPWLHSAFAPSKKNINWAIEVLEAAKDAKARGLGVISLDGKMVDAPVILRAEWIMDLARASGVLGDDQ; this is encoded by the coding sequence ATGAAACAGAAATTACGAAGAAGTATGTTGTTTGTGCCAGGTTCTAACACAGGAATGGTCTGTAACGCATTTATTTATAAACCAGATACGGTGATGTTTGACCTTGAAGACTCAGTGGCACTCAGTGAAAAAGATTCTGCACGTATGATGGTTTACCATGCGTTGCAACATTTTACTTATAAAGATATTGAAACCGCCGTTCGTGTCAATCCTCTTAACTCCCCGTTTGGTCTTTTGGACTTAGAAGCGGCGATTAGAGGAGGGGTAGATATTATTCGTCTTCCAAAAACCGATACAGTAGATGATGTTTTAGAGATGGAACAAGAGATTTCACACATTGAAAATCGCATAGGCAAAGGGAAGAAGACGATGCTTTTAGCCGCCATTGAAAGTGCGCTGGGTGTGGTCAATGCCGTAGATATTGCCAGATGTTCTAAACGTTTGATGGGTATTGCTTTAGGGGCAGAAGATTTTGTGCGTGATCTTCATACGCAACGCACCAAAGAGGGGCATGAGCTTATGGCAGCGCGTAACCAAATCTTACTCGCAGCTCGTGCCGCAAAAATCGGTGCGTTTGACTCCGTCTTTTCCGATGTCAAAGACAAAGAAGGCTTTATGCACGAAGTGGATTATATTAAAGGACTTGGATTTGATGGCAAATCATTGATTAATCCAAACCAAATTCCATGGCTTCATAGCGCTTTTGCGCCATCTAAAAAGAATATTAACTGGGCAATTGAAGTGTTAGAAGCCGCAAAAGATGCGAAAGCACGTGGTCTTGGTGTTATTTCACTCGATGGTAAGATGGTCGATGCTCCTGTTATTTTAAGAGCCGAATGGATTATGGATTTAGCCCGTGCGTCAGGTGTTTTAGGAGACGATCAATGA
- the citD gene encoding citrate lyase acyl carrier protein: MSKKLETAHAGTLESSDAFVRVMPIEEKEIVIELESSVEEIYGDAIRSLILETVKAMKVDSIKLIVQDKGALDYVIKARVQTAILRALSQAEPDWSMLS, translated from the coding sequence ATGAGCAAAAAACTAGAGACTGCGCATGCGGGAACACTGGAATCGAGCGATGCTTTTGTTCGCGTAATGCCCATCGAAGAGAAAGAAATCGTAATCGAGTTGGAAAGTAGTGTCGAAGAGATCTATGGCGATGCTATACGATCACTTATCTTGGAGACGGTCAAGGCAATGAAAGTGGATAGCATTAAACTCATTGTTCAAGACAAAGGTGCACTTGATTATGTGATTAAAGCGCGTGTTCAAACTGCTATTTTAAGAGCTTTATCACAAGCTGAGCCCGATTGGAGTATGTTATCATGA
- the citC gene encoding [citrate (pro-3S)-lyase] ligase: MSFIFSEVPQTSTVRRQKINDFLQSVDLEMSEDVEIFVIAKEDDRIVACGGLSGRVLKNIALDESMRGEGLALSLMSELLKVAFREGRHDLFLFTKPDYQEVFESCGFKYIEQANHHVILMENSYNIDLYKKRLRKYKHTGDVVGSIVMNANPFTLGHRYLVEQACERSEWVHLFVVKEDASFFTFKDRYRLICDGLEDLENLTIHEGSDYIISKATFPTYFIKDKRQIDSLYTELDLNIFRNHLAPQLGITHRYVGVEPLCAVTNEYNQQMKKLLVRPSEFPPIEVVELGRIEYGGEPISASRVRKLMHENRLEEILPLVPPTTYALIAKMMSKEEVK; this comes from the coding sequence ATGAGTTTTATCTTTTCTGAAGTCCCTCAAACCAGCACCGTAAGAAGACAAAAGATTAATGACTTCTTGCAAAGTGTTGATTTAGAGATGTCAGAAGATGTTGAAATTTTTGTCATTGCCAAAGAAGATGACCGCATTGTAGCGTGCGGAGGACTGAGTGGTCGAGTGCTCAAGAACATTGCACTGGATGAAAGTATGCGTGGAGAGGGCTTAGCGCTGAGTCTCATGAGTGAACTTTTAAAGGTGGCATTTCGTGAAGGAAGGCATGATCTATTTTTATTTACAAAGCCAGATTATCAGGAGGTATTTGAGTCGTGTGGATTTAAGTATATCGAACAAGCAAATCATCACGTTATTTTGATGGAGAACAGCTATAATATCGATCTGTATAAAAAAAGATTGCGTAAGTATAAACATACCGGTGATGTGGTCGGTAGCATTGTGATGAATGCAAACCCGTTTACCTTAGGGCATCGTTATTTGGTGGAACAAGCGTGTGAACGTTCCGAGTGGGTACATCTGTTTGTGGTGAAGGAAGATGCTTCCTTTTTTACCTTTAAAGATCGTTACCGTTTAATTTGTGATGGATTGGAAGATCTTGAAAACCTCACGATACATGAGGGTTCAGACTATATTATTTCTAAAGCGACGTTTCCGACTTATTTTATTAAGGACAAACGTCAGATTGATTCGCTTTATACGGAGTTGGATCTCAATATCTTTAGAAATCATCTTGCCCCGCAATTGGGCATTACGCACCGATATGTCGGTGTTGAACCTTTATGTGCCGTGACAAATGAGTACAATCAGCAGATGAAAAAGCTACTCGTCCGCCCAAGTGAATTTCCACCCATTGAGGTGGTAGAGTTAGGACGCATTGAGTACGGTGGTGAGCCAATTTCGGCTTCGAGAGTCAGAAAATTAATGCATGAAAATCGTTTGGAAGAGATCCTCCCTTTGGTTCCTCCGACAACGTATGCGTTGATTGCGAAAATGATGTCTAAAGAGGAAGTAAAATGA
- a CDS encoding AbrB family transcriptional regulator, protein MPWLLGAIVAIAIASRFEALPLRSPKMFSAPARAVLGITIGSAFHPDILKYLGDFISSLVLILPFVIVVTFCGMLYYWKWLKFDKMTAYFSAMPGGLLEMVMLAESMGANVYKVTLTQSSRLLFIVFTLPFIIQALSHVSLDGRASITQPFLNSDPHDMIILTFCALLGWWGALKLKIPGGTMIGPMFLGALIYGSGLVYSRPPNEVIKVIQLILGTTVGFVFVGVTLKEIVKVLAQTLGYFFVLLLVSSLFIAIVSWMTEFPLLSIMLAFSPGGQSEMNVIAIIVGANLPYVALHHIVRMLLVMSVAPMFVKVLHKKEGR, encoded by the coding sequence TTGCCGTGGCTTTTAGGTGCGATTGTTGCTATTGCTATTGCCAGTCGTTTTGAGGCTCTTCCTCTTCGTTCTCCTAAAATGTTTTCCGCTCCTGCACGTGCCGTTTTGGGCATTACCATTGGGAGCGCTTTTCATCCTGATATTTTGAAGTATTTGGGTGATTTTATCTCCAGCCTCGTTTTAATCCTTCCTTTTGTCATTGTCGTCACATTTTGTGGTATGCTCTATTATTGGAAGTGGCTGAAGTTTGATAAGATGACAGCCTATTTTAGTGCCATGCCAGGAGGCCTTCTTGAAATGGTGATGTTAGCAGAATCAATGGGCGCTAATGTGTATAAAGTCACACTGACCCAATCATCACGACTGCTATTTATCGTTTTTACACTTCCCTTTATCATTCAAGCCCTTTCTCATGTCTCGTTAGATGGCAGAGCAAGCATCACACAACCTTTTTTAAACAGTGATCCTCACGATATGATCATTCTAACCTTCTGTGCCCTCTTGGGTTGGTGGGGCGCTTTGAAGCTTAAAATTCCAGGTGGCACGATGATTGGTCCGATGTTTTTGGGTGCTCTGATTTATGGCTCAGGGCTTGTCTATTCACGTCCTCCTAATGAAGTGATTAAAGTCATTCAACTCATTTTAGGTACTACGGTTGGTTTTGTTTTTGTAGGGGTTACGCTTAAAGAGATTGTCAAAGTTTTAGCACAAACGTTAGGCTATTTTTTTGTTTTGCTCCTCGTCTCATCTCTCTTTATTGCGATCGTTTCGTGGATGACAGAATTTCCACTGCTCTCGATTATGTTAGCCTTTTCTCCCGGTGGTCAGTCAGAGATGAATGTCATCGCCATCATTGTAGGGGCTAATTTGCCGTATGTTGCCCTTCATCATATCGTGAGGATGTTGTTGGTGATGAGTGTTGCCCCTATGTTTGTCAAGGTGTTGCATAAGAAAGAGGGTCGATGA
- a CDS encoding MFS transporter, whose translation MTIINREGGKGSLSYFLIHHQLLIIYLCTIFTLCTLYAVQPIQPLFEKEFDLSRFEAVIFTTVIMLPLGFAPIFYGYILETFSSKLFLRNAVLMLGILELCFSWSSTYSVLLAIRALQGILIPAVLTSLMSYIGFITPKEKVQQSIGYYIGATILGGFLGRLLSGILSDLFGWRLFFVFLGVSLIVMFGALSFLSEELKVDFVKPKRSQILDIVKNKTFFNIYAMMFFIFFVFQALLNFLPFQLKNLSSTMGYGKVGMMYAGYIIGFIISIRVLWMIRLFGNETKTIIIGIFTYLVGLQVFHVNNYMVMFGGMFVFCAGFFIIHSVASGLISKLALENRAISNGLYLSFYYAGGTVGTFAPGVFYQYLGWDAFLILLSLIVVSTFYFGLKLQRILCP comes from the coding sequence TTGACAATTATAAATAGAGAAGGGGGCAAAGGCTCCCTTTCTTATTTTCTCATTCACCACCAACTCCTCATCATTTATCTTTGTACGATCTTTACCCTGTGTACGCTTTATGCTGTTCAACCCATCCAACCGCTTTTTGAAAAAGAGTTTGACTTAAGCCGTTTTGAGGCGGTCATCTTTACCACCGTGATTATGCTACCACTTGGGTTTGCACCGATCTTTTATGGTTATATTTTAGAGACGTTTTCATCCAAACTCTTTTTAAGAAATGCTGTTTTAATGCTAGGAATTTTAGAGCTTTGCTTCTCGTGGAGCAGTACGTATTCTGTATTGCTGGCGATTCGTGCTTTACAGGGTATTTTAATTCCTGCCGTGTTGACCTCTTTAATGAGTTATATTGGCTTTATTACGCCCAAAGAGAAGGTGCAACAGTCTATTGGCTACTACATCGGTGCGACGATTTTGGGTGGATTTTTGGGGCGATTGCTTTCAGGCATACTCAGTGATCTGTTTGGTTGGAGGCTCTTTTTTGTTTTTTTAGGGGTCTCGTTAATTGTGATGTTTGGAGCGCTGAGTTTTCTTAGCGAAGAGCTTAAAGTCGATTTTGTGAAACCAAAACGTTCCCAAATTTTGGATATAGTGAAAAACAAAACGTTTTTTAATATCTATGCCATGATGTTTTTTATCTTCTTTGTTTTTCAAGCACTGCTTAACTTTTTGCCTTTTCAACTTAAAAATCTCAGTTCAACGATGGGATATGGAAAAGTAGGCATGATGTATGCGGGCTACATCATCGGTTTTATTATTTCCATTCGTGTTTTATGGATGATCCGTCTTTTTGGAAATGAGACCAAGACAATTATCATCGGCATTTTTACTTACCTTGTGGGATTACAAGTATTTCATGTGAATAACTACATGGTGATGTTTGGTGGTATGTTTGTCTTTTGTGCGGGCTTTTTTATTATTCACTCTGTAGCTTCAGGACTTATTAGCAAACTAGCGCTTGAAAATCGTGCTATTTCCAATGGATTGTATCTCTCTTTTTACTATGCAGGTGGAACCGTAGGAACATTTGCTCCGGGTGTTTTTTATCAATATTTAGGCTGGGATGCTTTCTTAATTCTTTTGTCGTTAATTGTTGTATCTACGTTTTATTTTGGCTTAAAATTACAACGAATACTTTGCCCTTAA
- a CDS encoding phosphoribosyltransferase, whose amino-acid sequence MRFYSYEEFKIDVNTLAKEIKPYKPDVILAVARGGMTLGHFLAEALEMRDLYSINSVHYEETHKLDTINIFNVPDLSRAKRVVIVDDIIDSGETMIEIERVLRAKYPEVDFKIASVFYKEKALLRPDFAARETTEWIEFFWDFQIDNYK is encoded by the coding sequence TTGCGTTTTTATAGTTATGAAGAGTTTAAAATAGATGTGAACACCCTTGCCAAAGAGATCAAGCCCTATAAGCCTGATGTTATTTTAGCGGTGGCTCGTGGTGGTATGACCTTAGGTCATTTTTTAGCGGAAGCATTAGAAATGCGTGATCTTTACTCGATCAATTCGGTGCATTATGAAGAGACACATAAGCTTGATACCATCAACATCTTTAATGTTCCTGATTTAAGCAGAGCCAAACGTGTCGTTATTGTCGATGATATCATTGATAGTGGCGAGACAATGATCGAAATAGAGCGTGTTCTAAGAGCAAAATACCCTGAAGTTGATTTTAAAATTGCTTCGGTATTTTACAAAGAAAAAGCACTGCTCCGCCCAGATTTTGCTGCTCGCGAAACAACCGAGTGGATTGAGTTTTTCTGGGATTTTCAAATTGACAATTATAAATAG
- a CDS encoding NCS2 family permease, with protein MDFFKLEKNGTTVKTEFTAGFTTFLTMMYIVPVNAIIMSKTGMPMEALITATALITIFSSILNGLWANTPIAMSVGMGLNAYFTFGLVLGMKVPWQTALGVVFLSGLLFLVLSLTPLRVWIMKSVPHDLRRAISAGIGSFIAFIGLKSMGMVIANPAVLVGVGNFKNPNVLLGVLGLVLVFAFYSWKLKGSFILAVVTTAIVAWVVGIAPYPTEFFSLPASVSPIAFELDIKSALTFSLFPVIITFLITDLFDSLGTLAGVGFRAGLFKDDGKELQKTLEVDALASTVCAVVGVSTTTAFVESAAGVEEGGRTGLTAIVTGLCFVLTLFMMPLFKAIPENAIYPVLVMVGVLMFGELSHINFKDTAIAVSTFLIVIMMPLTFSITNGLAFGLISYVLIKVIKKEFKDINFGILFLTFVSLTVFIVQEGH; from the coding sequence GTGGACTTTTTCAAACTGGAAAAAAATGGTACAACGGTCAAAACCGAGTTTACAGCTGGGTTTACGACGTTTTTGACCATGATGTACATCGTGCCTGTCAATGCTATTATCATGAGCAAAACGGGTATGCCAATGGAAGCATTGATCACCGCGACGGCTTTGATTACAATTTTTTCGTCCATTCTTAATGGACTTTGGGCGAACACACCGATTGCTATGAGCGTGGGTATGGGACTTAATGCTTACTTTACGTTTGGTTTGGTTTTGGGTATGAAAGTGCCTTGGCAAACCGCTCTTGGGGTTGTGTTCCTCTCAGGGCTTTTGTTCCTCGTTCTTTCTTTAACACCGCTTCGGGTGTGGATTATGAAGAGTGTGCCACACGATCTTAGACGTGCGATTAGTGCGGGTATTGGCTCTTTTATCGCCTTTATTGGACTTAAAAGTATGGGAATGGTGATTGCCAATCCTGCTGTTTTGGTCGGCGTGGGTAATTTTAAAAATCCTAATGTCTTGCTGGGTGTTTTAGGCCTTGTTTTAGTGTTTGCGTTTTACTCATGGAAACTCAAAGGCTCATTTATCTTAGCTGTTGTCACAACGGCGATTGTAGCGTGGGTTGTAGGCATCGCTCCTTACCCAACAGAATTTTTTTCGCTTCCTGCTTCAGTCAGTCCCATTGCTTTTGAGCTTGATATTAAAAGTGCCTTGACCTTTTCACTTTTTCCTGTGATTATTACCTTCTTGATTACCGATTTGTTTGACTCACTTGGAACGCTTGCAGGCGTTGGTTTTCGTGCAGGTTTGTTTAAAGATGATGGTAAAGAGCTTCAAAAAACATTAGAAGTGGATGCACTTGCCAGTACTGTGTGTGCGGTAGTGGGTGTTTCTACTACCACGGCATTTGTCGAAAGTGCCGCAGGTGTAGAAGAGGGTGGACGAACAGGGTTAACGGCTATTGTGACAGGACTTTGTTTTGTATTGACGCTGTTTATGATGCCTCTGTTTAAGGCGATTCCTGAAAATGCAATCTATCCTGTTTTGGTCATGGTCGGTGTTTTGATGTTTGGGGAACTTTCCCACATTAACTTTAAAGATACCGCTATTGCCGTTTCAACGTTTTTGATTGTCATAATGATGCCTTTAACCTTCTCCATTACCAACGGTTTGGCATTTGGTTTGATTTCGTATGTACTCATTAAAGTGATCAAAAAAGAGTTTAAAGATATTAACTTTGGTATTTTGTTTCTGACGTTTGTCAGTTTAACCGTATTTATCGTACAGGAAGGACATTAA